The DNA sequence CCGAAGCCCGTCTCGCGCCGTCGAATAGAGGGTCGGCGCGCTTCGCGTCGGAAACACCGGCCACTCGGGAGTTGGCGGAGCGAGCAGTTCGCGGTACCGACGCAGGGGTTCACACGCTTGTGGTGGCAGCTGTACCGGCTCGCGCTCTTGGGATTTTCCGAGAACGACCAATATCCCCTCGTCGAGATCAACGTCTGCCCACGTCAATCCAGTACGCCGACTGTCGCCGGGTGCGTTGAACACCTCTGCGCCCCGAACTCCGGAGTAGGCAAGGAGGGCGACGAGCGCCCGGTCACGCGTTTCTTCGATTGCGTCGAACCCCTGTTCATCGATGGCGTCGTGGGCTCGCTTATTAACGAAGGCCATGATTTTGCGGCGTTCTGTCGGCGACCAGAACTGTTCTGGCTGGGTTTTCCGACCCGCCGATTTGTCGGGTAATTCCTCTTCTGCACGGCGTTTTGCCGCGGGGTTGTCCGCGATGAGTTCTTCGCGCACGCACCAGGTCAAGAACGCCCGGACGACGGCGTAGTAGTTGTGCGCGGTCGAGGCCACGATGGCATCGGCACGAACCCGCTGGGTCAGGTATCGCGCGTACTCGCGCATCGAGCGGACGTCTAACTCGTCGAATGTATCCACTCCACGCGTTTCGAGCCAGTCAATCCACAGGCCAACGACTCGTTCTGCGTTGCGCTGGTAGTTACCCGATCCGGTTTCTCCCTTGCTCTTGCTCGCAAGGAATGGTGGAAGCGCGTCTTGGAGCCGTGTCCCCCCGGAGTTGCGCGTCGAGGTTCGGGGCGGAGAATCATCGTCCGTTGGATTGG is a window from the Haladaptatus sp. ZSTT2 genome containing:
- a CDS encoding tyrosine-type recombinase/integrase, which codes for MPNPTDDDSPPRTSTRNSGGTRLQDALPPFLASKSKGETGSGNYQRNAERVVGLWIDWLETRGVDTFDELDVRSMREYARYLTQRVRADAIVASTAHNYYAVVRAFLTWCVREELIADNPAAKRRAEEELPDKSAGRKTQPEQFWSPTERRKIMAFVNKRAHDAIDEQGFDAIEETRDRALVALLAYSGVRGAEVFNAPGDSRRTGLTWADVDLDEGILVVLGKSQEREPVQLPPQACEPLRRYRELLAPPTPEWPVFPTRSAPTLYSTARDGLRAAGYVDNEIDEILSGANTEAVIRAYELVPPSVTTTGARAIMKRLCDEADFEVAGDRDYLTLHGARRGLGETLYRAHSPAAAQRALRHKSPETTARAYAHIEASDLAEQVGGVLDDVDGEGE